In a genomic window of Nocardiopsis mwathae:
- a CDS encoding ABC transporter permease, which produces MTTVKDRPTPRAGGRYDGPTYPNTFLGDVRLVLVRELRPVLRDPLSIVFGLVQPLVFVGLFTPLLIGFSGGALDLHWFVPGVLVMVSLFATASTGSNLQFDMHTGAHERTLVIPVRRAPLLIGRALKEMMPLTLQACVLIAIAVPFGFRPDPLGAVVGLLILAVFGVGFGSLSYALALAVKNQDWMFWTIQQAVLFPLMILSGMLLPLEEGPGWMQAVAAANPLSHIVAAERALFSGVFDAHLLHGALAALAVMLVGLFAGIRAMRRA; this is translated from the coding sequence ATGACCACCGTCAAGGACCGCCCGACGCCCCGCGCCGGGGGGCGCTACGACGGGCCGACCTATCCGAACACGTTCCTCGGCGACGTTCGGCTCGTGCTCGTCCGCGAGTTGCGACCGGTGCTGCGCGACCCGCTCTCGATCGTCTTCGGCCTGGTGCAGCCGCTCGTCTTCGTCGGACTGTTCACGCCGCTGCTCATCGGCTTCAGCGGTGGAGCACTCGACCTGCACTGGTTCGTCCCCGGCGTACTCGTCATGGTGTCGCTGTTCGCCACCGCCTCGACCGGATCGAACCTCCAGTTCGACATGCACACCGGCGCTCACGAGAGAACGCTGGTCATCCCGGTGCGGCGCGCTCCGCTGCTCATCGGGCGGGCGCTGAAGGAGATGATGCCGCTGACACTCCAAGCGTGCGTGCTGATCGCGATCGCGGTTCCGTTCGGCTTCCGGCCGGACCCGCTCGGCGCGGTCGTCGGGCTGCTGATCCTGGCCGTCTTCGGCGTGGGGTTCGGTTCCCTGAGCTACGCGCTCGCGCTCGCCGTGAAGAACCAGGACTGGATGTTCTGGACGATCCAGCAGGCCGTGCTGTTCCCGCTGATGATCCTCTCCGGAATGCTGCTCCCGCTGGAAGAGGGGCCGGGGTGGATGCAGGCCGTCGCCGCCGCCAACCCCCTCAGCCACATCGTCGCGGCCGAGCGCGCCCTGTTCAGCGGAGTGTTCGACGCCCACCTCCTGCACGGGGCGCTCGCCGCGCTCGCCGTCATGCTGGTCGGGCTGTTCGCCGGGATCCGCGCGATGCGCAGGGCATGA
- a CDS encoding ATP-binding cassette domain-containing protein, with amino-acid sequence MKEKAIDATGLTKTFASGREQVRAVQGLDLQVGAGELVAFLGPNGAGKSTSLKLLTTLLEPSGGKAIVCGHDIRSEPAAVRSRIGYIGQLNSAGHNHRVRDEIIMQGRFHGLPGDTAAHRADALLARLELERVARQVVSSLSGGQRRRLDIAMGLVHGPSLLFLDEPSTGLDPQSRAGLWRYILRLREEYGTTVFMTTHYLDEADAFAERVLVMDHGRVIADDTPAGLKEDLIGDRVELGFDSAAEAESALSRLRADAAGGGGAGTRRRGAGIEVPVADARLSLPEIVLALARDSLTVRTAEARRATLDDVFFRLTGRRLRESGIAEDTEDAEGSEALGAIAA; translated from the coding sequence ATGAAAGAGAAAGCGATCGACGCGACGGGGCTCACCAAGACGTTCGCCTCCGGACGCGAACAGGTAAGGGCCGTGCAGGGACTCGACCTCCAGGTCGGTGCGGGAGAGCTCGTGGCGTTCCTGGGGCCGAACGGGGCGGGGAAGTCCACCAGCCTCAAATTACTGACCACGCTGCTGGAACCGAGCGGTGGCAAGGCGATCGTGTGCGGACACGACATCCGTTCGGAGCCCGCTGCGGTTCGCAGCCGGATCGGCTACATCGGTCAGCTGAACAGCGCCGGACACAACCACCGCGTACGCGACGAGATCATCATGCAGGGCCGCTTCCACGGCCTCCCGGGGGACACGGCGGCGCACCGCGCGGACGCCCTGCTGGCACGTCTCGAACTGGAGCGGGTCGCCCGGCAGGTGGTGTCGTCTCTCAGCGGCGGTCAACGACGCCGCCTGGACATCGCGATGGGTCTGGTGCACGGACCCTCCCTGCTCTTCCTCGACGAACCGTCGACCGGGCTGGACCCGCAGAGCAGGGCCGGTCTCTGGCGGTACATCCTGCGGCTGCGCGAAGAGTATGGGACCACGGTGTTCATGACCACCCACTACCTGGACGAGGCCGACGCGTTCGCCGAGCGCGTCCTGGTGATGGACCACGGACGGGTGATCGCGGACGACACACCGGCCGGCCTCAAGGAGGATCTCATCGGCGACCGGGTGGAGTTGGGGTTCGATTCCGCGGCAGAGGCCGAGAGCGCTCTGTCCCGCCTGCGCGCGGACGCGGCCGGAGGCGGCGGTGCGGGCACGCGACGCCGGGGCGCCGGAATCGAGGTTCCGGTCGCCGACGCCCGTCTCTCCCTACCCGAGATCGTCCTCGCACTCGCGCGGGACAGCCTCACCGTGCGCACCGCGGAGGCCAGGCGGGCGACCCTCGATGACGTCTTCTTCCGGCTGACCGGCCGGAGGCTGCGGGAGAGCGGGATCGCCGAGGACACCGAGGACGCCGAGGGCAGCGAGGCGCTGGGGGCGATCGCGGCATGA
- a CDS encoding helix-turn-helix transcriptional regulator, with translation MSGVMIARSLRLLSLLQARRFWSGHALAADLGVSERTLRRDIDRLREAGYRITAERGAGGGYSLEPGAALPPLLLDDDELVVLAVGLRSVTARGVGHSDLTALSALAKLEQLLPSRLRRRVSALQSHAFPDEGGSAPSAAPDLIAQLALACRDSERVRFRYTDANGAIESYFVEPHCLVSVEHGWYLVAWEIDGGTWEAFGVNRMDSYFATAARFPPHGLSQERAAEIAHVAAGRFARGHVGLLRIHAPLEELRAVAGPWARDATAETDSTTLWPISADQLQGLAFGIAWIPEEYEFEVLEPAELRSFIRSFGTRLLRATHDSQG, from the coding sequence ATGAGCGGTGTCATGATCGCCAGGTCGCTGCGGCTGCTGTCCTTGCTGCAGGCGCGACGGTTCTGGTCCGGGCATGCGCTGGCCGCCGATCTCGGTGTCAGCGAGCGGACGCTGCGCCGGGACATCGACCGACTGCGGGAGGCCGGATACCGGATCACGGCCGAGCGGGGGGCCGGCGGCGGCTATTCGCTGGAGCCCGGGGCCGCCCTCCCGCCGCTGCTCCTCGACGATGACGAACTGGTGGTGCTGGCCGTCGGCCTGCGTTCGGTCACCGCGCGCGGGGTCGGGCACTCGGACCTCACCGCCCTCTCCGCCCTGGCCAAGCTCGAACAGCTGTTGCCGAGCCGACTTCGCCGCCGGGTGTCCGCGCTGCAGTCCCACGCGTTCCCCGACGAGGGCGGGTCGGCCCCGTCCGCGGCACCCGACCTGATCGCCCAGCTGGCGCTCGCCTGCCGGGACAGCGAACGCGTCCGGTTCCGCTACACCGATGCGAACGGCGCGATCGAGAGCTACTTCGTCGAGCCGCACTGCCTGGTTTCGGTGGAGCACGGCTGGTACCTCGTCGCATGGGAGATCGACGGGGGGACCTGGGAGGCGTTCGGTGTCAACCGTATGGACTCCTACTTCGCGACGGCGGCGCGCTTCCCACCCCACGGACTGAGCCAGGAGCGAGCCGCTGAGATCGCCCACGTCGCGGCCGGGCGCTTCGCGCGCGGCCACGTGGGGCTGCTCCGCATCCACGCCCCACTGGAGGAACTTCGGGCGGTGGCCGGCCCCTGGGCACGAGACGCCACCGCCGAGACCGACTCGACCACCCTGTGGCCGATCAGCGCCGACCAGCTGCAGGGCCTCGCCTTCGGCATCGCCTGGATCCCCGAGGAGTACGAGTTCGAAGTCCTAGAACCCGCCGAGCTCCGCTCGTTCATCCGCTCATTCGGAACCCGACTCCTGCGAGCGACCCACGACAGCCAAGGTTGA
- a CDS encoding IS3 family transposase has protein sequence MHAQLQRWDVQAGPELVRLLMRQMCLEPCQPRPDRVALTGQEESAPITDLVRRDFTAPEPGVRLVGDITYVPTWEGWLYLATVIDCCTKEVVGYAIDDNYRTPLTKRAVEHAERAGRIQEGAIFHSDRGSNYTSAEFGGFLESKCIRRSVGRTGICFDNALAESFFGALKNERVNRVVYPSRERARRDIIRYIEFWYNRKRLHSALGYNTPEEIYAAHQEMRLAA, from the coding sequence GTGCACGCCCAGCTCCAGCGATGGGACGTGCAGGCCGGCCCCGAGCTGGTGCGCCTGCTCATGCGCCAGATGTGCCTGGAGCCCTGCCAGCCGCGCCCGGACCGCGTCGCGCTCACCGGGCAAGAGGAGTCCGCGCCCATCACCGACCTGGTCCGCCGTGACTTCACCGCACCCGAGCCGGGCGTGAGACTGGTCGGCGATATCACTTATGTGCCGACATGGGAAGGGTGGCTGTATCTCGCGACGGTGATCGACTGCTGCACGAAGGAGGTCGTCGGGTACGCGATCGACGACAATTATCGCACCCCACTGACCAAGCGGGCCGTGGAGCACGCGGAGCGCGCAGGCCGTATCCAGGAAGGGGCGATTTTCCACTCCGACCGAGGAAGTAACTACACCTCTGCGGAGTTCGGTGGATTCCTGGAATCGAAATGCATCAGAAGGTCGGTTGGCCGGACGGGGATTTGCTTCGATAACGCCCTCGCGGAGTCGTTCTTCGGCGCGCTGAAGAACGAGCGTGTGAACAGGGTGGTGTATCCCAGTCGGGAGCGCGCCCGCCGCGACATCATTCGCTATATCGAATTCTGGTACAATCGCAAACGGCTTCATTCAGCGTTGGGATACAACACACCTGAAGAGATATACGCGGCCCATCAGGAGATGCGGTTGGCGGCGTGA
- a CDS encoding class I SAM-dependent methyltransferase, with amino-acid sequence MTGTHPGTRPGRPSTAPFRATLGRSVALFAAFRGEQTDPDHFYGTLARDTVAQLRSYTPLDGAVVVDVGGGPGYFSDELRAAGARCVCVDADAGELRLRDGRVPDTAVLGSALDMPMRTGSVDVCFSSNVLEHVPDPQRMADEMVRVTRPGGTVYLSYTLWLSPWGGHETSPWHYLGGRYAADRFARKHGRRPKNDFGSTMFAVSAAEMLRWATTRTDVDVIDILPRYLPTWMKPIIHIPGLREIVTWNLLLVLRKR; translated from the coding sequence ATGACCGGCACGCACCCCGGAACCCGGCCGGGCCGCCCGTCGACCGCTCCGTTCCGCGCGACACTCGGCCGCTCGGTCGCGCTGTTCGCGGCCTTCCGCGGCGAGCAGACCGACCCCGACCACTTCTACGGCACCCTCGCCCGCGACACCGTCGCCCAGCTCCGCAGCTACACCCCGCTCGACGGGGCCGTCGTCGTCGACGTGGGCGGCGGCCCGGGCTACTTCTCCGACGAACTCCGCGCGGCCGGTGCCCGCTGCGTCTGCGTCGACGCGGACGCCGGCGAACTGCGCCTGCGCGACGGCCGGGTCCCCGACACCGCCGTGCTCGGCAGCGCCCTGGACATGCCGATGCGGACCGGCTCGGTCGACGTCTGCTTCTCGTCCAACGTCCTGGAGCACGTGCCCGACCCGCAGCGCATGGCCGACGAAATGGTCCGCGTGACCCGCCCGGGCGGAACCGTCTACCTCTCCTACACCCTGTGGCTCTCCCCCTGGGGCGGCCACGAGACCTCCCCCTGGCACTACCTCGGCGGCCGCTACGCAGCCGACCGGTTCGCCCGGAAACACGGCCGCCGCCCGAAGAACGACTTCGGCTCCACCATGTTCGCGGTCTCGGCCGCCGAGATGCTGAGGTGGGCCACAACCCGCACGGACGTCGACGTCATCGACATCCTCCCCCGCTACCTGCCCACCTGGATGAAACCCATCATCCACATCCCGGGCCTGCGCGAGATCGTCACCTGGAACCTGCTGCTGGTCCTCCGGAAGCGCTGA
- a CDS encoding class I SAM-dependent methyltransferase has protein sequence MGLDEVREDWTRLGSAEPLWAVCVDPAKRNGGWDDDEFLASGAAEIDGALRRLGELGIRPDGGRALDFGCGAGRLSNALAQHFTSVVGVDISEPMLAEARRLDRSGGRIEFRRNDTTDLRAFGDAEFDLLYTDLVLQHLPPELAVGYLREFARVVRPGGAMVIGVPARERRTFKGLVFKYMPWPLIRVAQRAILRYPAPMRMHPLPPDRLAAVLAPAGARVVASDEYWGGDHWQHLRHFITVAPAGGNRGGTA, from the coding sequence GTGGGCCTCGACGAGGTGCGTGAGGACTGGACCCGACTGGGGTCGGCCGAACCGCTGTGGGCGGTGTGCGTCGACCCGGCCAAGCGCAACGGCGGCTGGGACGACGACGAGTTCCTCGCCTCCGGAGCCGCCGAGATCGATGGTGCCCTACGCCGCCTCGGTGAGCTGGGGATTCGCCCCGACGGCGGGCGCGCACTGGACTTCGGCTGCGGCGCGGGACGGCTGTCCAACGCGCTCGCGCAGCACTTCACGTCGGTGGTCGGCGTCGACATCTCCGAACCGATGCTGGCCGAGGCGCGCCGCCTGGACCGCAGCGGCGGCAGGATCGAGTTCCGCCGGAACGACACCACCGACCTGCGGGCGTTCGGCGACGCCGAGTTCGACCTCCTCTACACCGACCTGGTGCTGCAGCACCTCCCACCGGAACTCGCCGTCGGCTACCTGCGCGAGTTCGCCCGGGTGGTCCGGCCGGGCGGGGCCATGGTCATCGGCGTCCCGGCGCGGGAGCGGCGCACGTTCAAGGGGCTGGTCTTCAAGTACATGCCCTGGCCGCTGATCCGCGTCGCCCAGCGGGCCATCCTGCGCTACCCGGCGCCGATGCGCATGCACCCGCTCCCCCCGGACCGGCTCGCCGCGGTGCTGGCCCCCGCGGGCGCCCGCGTCGTCGCCTCGGACGAGTACTGGGGCGGCGATCACTGGCAGCACCTGCGCCACTTCATCACCGTCGCCCCGGCGGGCGGGAACCGGGGCGGGACCGCATGA
- a CDS encoding acyltransferase family protein gives MTAPPETDGTAAGDPTGGGADTARDAPAARDPRFLPQVRGHLTGLDGIRAIAALMVLVFHVAIETGTALEPGAVGALLARGELGVPLFFVLSGLLLYRPWARAALDGTPRPPVLPYLWRRALRVLPAYWIVAITAMLIWSEDHLHSVGAWVEVMTLTFIYNLDPWWVGTGPYGLGQMWSLCVEVSYYLLLPVFAYLLARYAGRVGTSGADTTDARARRLLIGLGIMVLVSLLAVIPQFYPEPRQYLHMWLPRTLGMFAVGMALAVVSEWAWRESGPDGPVRRFCRTVPRHAALFWGLAAVVYILHATPAAGPRFVGVDGLWVGWFSSLTATAFAFFLIAPVALMPSPEADQRSGGPSGGAASRRSEGGWLRVLLAHPISVYLGKISYGIFLWQFAVLYLWRGFTGQEIFTGSFWFDIVPVTIGTILCAAATYRWVEEPSRRWYNAVGPGRGQARATAPPSSR, from the coding sequence GTGACAGCACCACCCGAAACCGACGGGACCGCGGCCGGGGACCCGACCGGCGGCGGCGCCGACACCGCTCGGGACGCCCCCGCCGCCCGCGACCCCCGCTTCCTGCCCCAGGTCCGCGGACACCTCACCGGCCTCGACGGCATCCGCGCCATCGCCGCCCTGATGGTTCTGGTGTTCCACGTGGCGATCGAGACCGGCACCGCCCTGGAACCCGGTGCGGTCGGCGCGCTGCTGGCCCGCGGCGAGCTCGGCGTCCCGCTCTTCTTCGTGCTCTCCGGCCTGCTGCTCTACCGCCCCTGGGCACGCGCCGCACTCGACGGCACCCCGCGCCCGCCGGTCCTGCCCTACCTGTGGCGGCGCGCCCTGCGGGTGCTGCCCGCCTACTGGATCGTCGCGATCACGGCGATGCTCATCTGGTCCGAGGACCACCTCCACTCGGTCGGCGCCTGGGTCGAGGTCATGACGCTGACCTTCATCTACAACCTCGACCCGTGGTGGGTCGGAACCGGGCCCTACGGGCTGGGCCAGATGTGGAGCCTGTGCGTCGAGGTCTCCTACTACCTGCTGCTCCCCGTGTTCGCCTACCTTCTGGCGCGCTACGCGGGTCGTGTCGGCACCTCCGGCGCCGACACGACCGACGCCCGCGCCCGGCGCCTGCTCATCGGCCTCGGCATCATGGTGCTGGTCAGCCTGCTCGCGGTGATCCCGCAGTTCTACCCGGAGCCGCGGCAGTACCTGCACATGTGGCTGCCGCGCACACTCGGCATGTTCGCCGTCGGCATGGCGCTGGCGGTGGTCTCCGAGTGGGCCTGGCGGGAGTCCGGCCCCGACGGGCCGGTGCGGCGCTTCTGCCGGACCGTGCCGCGCCACGCCGCGCTGTTCTGGGGCTTGGCCGCGGTCGTCTACATCCTCCACGCGACCCCCGCGGCGGGGCCCCGCTTCGTCGGCGTGGACGGCCTGTGGGTCGGCTGGTTCAGCTCGCTCACGGCGACGGCCTTCGCGTTCTTCCTCATCGCCCCGGTCGCCCTCATGCCCAGCCCCGAGGCGGACCAGCGCTCCGGCGGCCCCTCCGGCGGAGCGGCGTCGCGCCGGTCCGAAGGCGGCTGGCTGCGCGTCCTGCTGGCCCACCCCATCAGCGTCTACCTCGGCAAGATCTCCTACGGCATCTTCCTGTGGCAGTTCGCGGTGCTCTACCTGTGGCGCGGCTTCACCGGCCAGGAGATCTTCACCGGGTCGTTCTGGTTCGACATCGTCCCCGTCACCATCGGCACGATCCTGTGCGCGGCCGCCACCTACCGGTGGGTGGAGGAGCCCAGCCGCCGCTGGTACAACGCGGTCGGCCCTGGGCGCGGACAGGCCAGGGCCACCGCGCCGCCTTCCTCTCGTTGA
- a CDS encoding DUF3068 domain-containing protein: MRRTVAVVCIALGVFSLVLAPLLRFWVAGAAMKAPLDQYSETVNRGDDVTYFSAQDLEQVDHATVEAYTTVRGDVAASDADIAVWDQFTWVKDVDEDFAFLSTSRRAGHDRVTGEAVDCCDASVNEEPVKQKGQAFKFPFLTEKKDYEFFDTATRQTLPIRFEGEETLDVDGEQIDTYKFVQVVEPTKIEERTLPKSLLDMDGDGDATADVMYNVTRTYWIEPTTGAPIDLLESQHRGAFVDGEERLVMFDGDMRFTDETIKSNVETAAEGASLIPLVRTTIPLVLLVTGVALVALGGILLATARTAAHGKR, from the coding sequence ATGCGTCGAACCGTCGCAGTCGTCTGCATCGCGCTAGGGGTCTTCAGTCTGGTTCTGGCCCCGCTGCTGCGGTTCTGGGTCGCCGGTGCCGCGATGAAGGCTCCCCTCGACCAGTACAGCGAGACGGTCAACCGCGGTGACGACGTCACCTACTTCAGCGCCCAGGACCTTGAGCAGGTCGACCACGCCACCGTGGAGGCCTACACCACCGTGCGCGGCGATGTGGCCGCAAGCGACGCCGACATCGCCGTCTGGGACCAGTTCACCTGGGTCAAGGACGTCGACGAGGACTTCGCGTTCCTGTCCACCAGCCGCCGCGCCGGCCACGACCGCGTCACCGGTGAGGCCGTCGACTGCTGCGACGCGTCCGTCAACGAGGAACCGGTCAAGCAGAAGGGCCAGGCGTTCAAGTTCCCCTTCCTGACCGAGAAGAAGGACTACGAGTTCTTCGACACCGCCACCCGGCAGACGCTGCCCATCAGGTTCGAGGGCGAGGAGACCCTCGACGTCGACGGGGAGCAGATCGACACCTACAAGTTCGTGCAGGTGGTCGAGCCGACCAAGATCGAGGAGCGCACCCTGCCCAAGTCGCTGCTCGACATGGACGGCGACGGTGACGCCACCGCCGACGTCATGTACAACGTCACCCGCACCTACTGGATCGAGCCGACCACCGGCGCCCCCATCGACCTTCTCGAATCGCAGCACCGCGGCGCCTTCGTCGACGGCGAGGAGCGGCTGGTCATGTTCGACGGCGACATGCGGTTCACCGACGAGACCATCAAGTCCAACGTCGAGACCGCGGCCGAAGGCGCCTCCCTGATCCCGCTGGTCCGTACCACCATCCCGCTGGTCCTGCTCGTCACGGGCGTGGCGCTGGTCGCCCTCGGCGGCATCCTGCTCGCCACCGCCCGGACCGCGGCCCACGGCAAGCGCTGA
- a CDS encoding decaprenyl-phosphate phosphoribosyltransferase produces MPATPAPTLTPAAPTPGPGARAAGLLRACRPKQWLKNLLVLAAPGTAGVLTDPGVLGWTALTFALFCLAASGTYLLNDARDVHRDRLHERKRHRPVAAGTVPVPLAVGTGTALILVSLLAALASGNLPLLAVLLGYLALTTAYTLWLKDITVVDIAAVAGCHVLRAIAGGVVIGVPLTAWFVIVVSLAALLVVAGKREAELRNPGSDGARAALDGYSRSYLVQIRTMASAAMIVTYCLWALEGGADQAPDGFRAASIVPFFVFVLRYHQLVDRGVGEEPEEIALRDRPLQLCLFALVALVGLGIYT; encoded by the coding sequence CTGCCCGCCACTCCGGCCCCGACGTTGACGCCCGCGGCGCCGACGCCGGGGCCGGGCGCGCGTGCGGCCGGACTGCTCCGGGCCTGCCGCCCCAAGCAGTGGCTGAAGAACCTGCTGGTGCTGGCCGCTCCCGGCACCGCGGGTGTGCTCACCGACCCCGGTGTGCTCGGCTGGACCGCGCTGACCTTCGCGCTGTTCTGCCTCGCCGCGAGCGGTACCTACCTGCTCAACGACGCCCGCGACGTGCACCGCGACCGGCTGCACGAACGCAAGCGGCACCGACCCGTCGCCGCCGGCACCGTCCCGGTCCCGCTCGCCGTCGGTACCGGGACCGCCCTCATCCTGGTCTCCCTCCTCGCCGCTCTGGCCAGCGGCAACCTGCCGCTGCTGGCCGTACTCCTCGGCTACCTCGCCCTCACCACCGCCTACACGCTGTGGCTGAAGGACATCACCGTCGTCGACATCGCCGCCGTCGCCGGGTGCCACGTGCTGCGCGCGATCGCCGGCGGCGTGGTCATCGGCGTCCCCCTCACCGCCTGGTTCGTCATCGTGGTCTCCCTGGCCGCGCTGCTGGTCGTCGCCGGAAAGCGCGAAGCCGAACTCCGCAATCCCGGCAGTGACGGGGCGCGGGCCGCCCTCGACGGCTACTCCCGCAGCTACCTGGTCCAGATCCGCACCATGGCCTCGGCGGCGATGATCGTCACCTACTGCCTGTGGGCGCTGGAGGGGGGCGCGGACCAGGCCCCCGACGGCTTCCGCGCCGCGAGCATCGTCCCGTTCTTCGTGTTCGTGCTCCGCTACCATCAGCTCGTCGACCGCGGCGTGGGCGAGGAGCCCGAGGAGATCGCGCTGCGCGACCGCCCGCTGCAGCTGTGCCTGTTCGCCCTGGTGGCCCTCGTCGGCCTGGGGATCTACACATGA
- a CDS encoding FAD-binding protein → MNRRMLTGWGRTAPTLATVARPRTAEEVALLLRSAGAPGESAPPGSGRGIIARGLGRSYGDAAQSAGGLVLDCSALAPGVRLDRAAGTVTASAGTSLADLMEHLLARGRFVPVTPGTRHVTVGGAIGADIHGKNHHVDSSFGAHVRSLTLVTPDGAERVIGPDREADLFWATVGGMGLTGVITEATFDVIAVETAAARVDTDRTPDLDAALALMSATDDRYHYTVCWIDLLARGAALGRGVLTRAHHARRADLPARWRRAPLRYAPRTLAGAPPWVPPRLLNAWSVRAFNTAYHARAPRRGRDEIQGLGSFFHPLDAVRGWNRMYGPHGLVQYQFVVPFGEEVALRRIVERLASAGAPSFLTVLKRFGAPTPAPLSFPMPGWTLALDLPAELPGLARLLRSCDDHVLAAGGRVYLAKDSRAAPAAVHAMYPRLDEWRAVRDRVDPRRVLVSDLSRRLDL, encoded by the coding sequence ATGAACCGCCGAATGCTCACCGGGTGGGGCCGCACCGCGCCCACACTGGCGACGGTCGCCCGCCCGCGCACCGCCGAAGAGGTCGCGCTGCTGCTGCGCTCCGCGGGCGCGCCGGGGGAGTCCGCGCCGCCGGGTTCAGGGCGCGGCATCATCGCCCGGGGCCTGGGCCGCAGCTACGGCGACGCGGCGCAGAGCGCCGGCGGCCTGGTCCTCGACTGCTCGGCCCTGGCCCCCGGTGTGCGGCTCGACCGGGCCGCCGGCACCGTCACCGCGTCGGCCGGTACCAGCCTCGCCGACCTCATGGAGCACCTGCTGGCCCGCGGTCGCTTCGTCCCGGTGACCCCCGGGACGCGGCACGTCACCGTGGGCGGCGCGATCGGCGCCGACATCCACGGAAAGAACCACCACGTGGACTCCTCCTTCGGCGCGCACGTGCGGTCGCTGACGCTGGTCACCCCCGATGGCGCCGAGCGCGTCATCGGCCCGGACCGGGAAGCCGACCTGTTCTGGGCGACCGTCGGCGGCATGGGCCTGACCGGGGTCATCACCGAGGCCACGTTCGACGTCATCGCGGTGGAGACGGCGGCCGCGCGGGTCGACACCGACCGCACCCCGGACCTCGACGCGGCGCTGGCGCTGATGAGCGCGACCGACGACCGCTACCACTACACGGTCTGCTGGATCGACCTGCTGGCCCGCGGCGCCGCCCTGGGCCGGGGCGTGCTCACCCGCGCCCACCACGCCCGCCGCGCCGACCTGCCCGCCCGGTGGCGCCGCGCCCCGCTGCGCTACGCCCCCCGGACACTGGCGGGGGCGCCGCCGTGGGTGCCGCCGCGCCTGCTGAACGCGTGGAGCGTGCGGGCGTTCAACACCGCCTACCACGCCCGCGCCCCGCGCCGCGGCCGCGACGAGATCCAGGGCCTGGGGTCGTTCTTCCACCCGCTGGACGCCGTGCGCGGCTGGAACCGCATGTACGGGCCGCACGGCCTGGTGCAGTACCAGTTCGTGGTGCCGTTCGGCGAGGAGGTGGCGCTGCGCCGGATCGTCGAACGGCTGGCGTCGGCCGGCGCGCCGTCCTTCCTCACCGTGCTCAAGCGCTTCGGGGCACCGACGCCCGCGCCGCTGTCCTTCCCCATGCCCGGCTGGACCCTGGCCCTGGACCTCCCGGCCGAACTGCCCGGCCTGGCCCGCCTGCTGCGGTCCTGCGACGACCACGTGCTGGCCGCGGGCGGGCGCGTCTACCTGGCGAAGGACAGCAGGGCCGCGCCCGCCGCGGTCCACGCGATGTACCCGCGCCTCGACGAGTGGCGCGCGGTCCGCGACCGCGTCGACCCGCGCCGCGTGCTCGTCTCCGACCTCTCCCGCCGCCTCGACCTCTGA
- a CDS encoding Bug family tripartite tricarboxylate transporter substrate binding protein, whose product MALALLVAAATVVGCAPAPAVPEVRIMVPNPPGGGYDTTARTVAAALEETGLAGKAEVVNVPGAAGTTGLHRLLYEEGNARLLLQMGLGLVARTHIHDEPPVTAATPLARLVEEPMVVLVPPDSPYRTFDDLVADWRDPGVRLTLGGGSSPGGPDHLPLMLLAEEIGVDPDRVDYVWHDGGGETLAALLQHEVDAAAAGAGEYRQAIAAGQLRVLAVSGPKRTPGIDAPTLRELGVDLEFMNWRGLLAPPGVGERERAVLIGALDDLHSTPEWRDALAAAHWTDAYLTGDDFGAFLAEEDREVGAALDRLGVAAP is encoded by the coding sequence GTGGCGCTGGCGCTGCTGGTCGCGGCGGCGACGGTGGTCGGATGCGCACCGGCACCCGCTGTCCCCGAAGTGCGCATCATGGTGCCCAACCCGCCCGGGGGCGGCTATGACACCACCGCCCGCACGGTCGCGGCCGCCCTGGAGGAGACGGGGCTGGCCGGGAAGGCCGAAGTGGTCAACGTGCCCGGGGCGGCCGGGACGACCGGCCTGCACCGGCTGCTCTACGAGGAGGGCAACGCCCGGCTGCTGCTGCAGATGGGGCTGGGCCTGGTCGCCCGCACCCACATCCACGACGAGCCCCCGGTCACCGCGGCCACCCCGCTGGCCCGACTGGTCGAGGAGCCCATGGTGGTCCTGGTGCCGCCCGACTCGCCCTACCGGACGTTCGACGACCTCGTCGCGGACTGGCGCGACCCCGGCGTCCGGCTCACCCTGGGCGGCGGTTCCAGCCCCGGCGGCCCCGACCACCTGCCGCTGATGCTGCTGGCCGAGGAGATCGGTGTGGACCCCGACCGGGTCGACTACGTGTGGCACGACGGGGGCGGGGAGACGCTGGCCGCACTCCTCCAGCACGAGGTCGACGCCGCGGCGGCGGGGGCGGGCGAGTACCGCCAGGCGATCGCGGCGGGGCAGCTGCGGGTCCTGGCGGTCAGCGGGCCCAAGCGCACACCGGGCATCGACGCGCCGACCCTGCGGGAGCTGGGCGTCGACCTGGAGTTCATGAACTGGCGGGGCCTGCTCGCCCCGCCCGGTGTCGGTGAGCGGGAGCGCGCCGTCCTCATCGGCGCCTTGGACGACCTGCACTCCACACCGGAGTGGCGGGACGCCCTGGCCGCGGCCCACTGGACCGACGCCTACCTCACCGGCGACGACTTCGGCGCGTTCCTCGCCGAGGAGGACCGCGAGGTGGGCGCCGCCCTCGACCGCCTCGGCGTCGCCGCACCCTGA